The following proteins are co-located in the Myxococcus fulvus genome:
- a CDS encoding fibril protein, which translates to MVSLRIACVGLLALSACASSRPSVVRAPRQEAAPIATFPDEGGTYGYRAEDPVRVGWGNPGIMAFFELLRGPQGQRVAWKRLGPCCDAGPSQEYADLVMFEVSYDGLGLPVRMYLDPSHGASIRAPRGFTIEGLSSRDTPQTPEDVIEL; encoded by the coding sequence ATGGTGTCACTGCGAATCGCGTGTGTCGGGTTGCTGGCGCTTTCGGCGTGTGCCTCATCGAGGCCCTCGGTGGTGAGGGCCCCCCGGCAGGAGGCCGCGCCCATCGCGACCTTCCCGGACGAGGGAGGCACCTACGGCTACCGCGCGGAGGACCCGGTGCGGGTGGGCTGGGGCAACCCGGGCATCATGGCCTTCTTCGAGCTGCTGCGCGGCCCCCAGGGTCAGCGCGTGGCGTGGAAGCGGCTGGGGCCGTGCTGCGACGCGGGGCCCTCCCAGGAGTACGCGGACCTGGTGATGTTCGAGGTGAGCTACGACGGCCTGGGGCTCCCGGTGCGCATGTACCTGGACCCCAGCCACGGAGCGTCCATCCGCGCGCCCCGGGGCTTCACCATCGAGGGCCTGTCCTCGCGCGACACGCCCCAGACGCCCGAGGACGTCATCGAGCTGTAG
- a CDS encoding MgtC/SapB family protein, whose amino-acid sequence MAAEFGSGEILVRLLVAGGAGIVLGLPYRKRPGGVRTHYLVTLGAALFCTSGANLMATPGEALRIIQGVASGIGFVGAASVLKRGSAIFGITTAASIWIAAAVGCEAALGNPLLAACVAPAISLTSWLVGLLEIRVFHRRRIMRELRGEQKESPPR is encoded by the coding sequence ATGGCGGCCGAGTTCGGGAGTGGAGAGATTCTGGTCCGGCTGCTCGTGGCCGGGGGGGCCGGCATCGTCCTGGGGCTTCCGTACCGCAAGCGGCCGGGCGGGGTCCGGACGCACTACCTGGTGACGTTGGGCGCCGCCCTCTTCTGCACCTCCGGGGCGAACCTGATGGCGACCCCCGGGGAGGCGCTGCGCATCATCCAGGGCGTGGCCTCCGGCATCGGGTTCGTGGGCGCGGCGAGCGTGCTCAAGCGGGGGAGCGCCATCTTCGGCATCACGACGGCCGCCTCCATCTGGATTGCCGCGGCGGTGGGCTGTGAGGCCGCGCTGGGCAACCCGTTGCTCGCCGCTTGCGTGGCGCCCGCCATCTCCCTGACGAGCTGGTTGGTGGGGCTGCTGGAGATCCGCGTCTTCCACCGCCGCAGAATCATGCGCGAGCTGCGGGGCGAGCAGAAGGAGTCCCCACCGCGCTGA
- a CDS encoding DUF885 domain-containing protein, with protein sequence MRTRVAVVLLASLCACASRPKEGRDASSLPTPSHAATTAYSHFIREYLDWFSAANPVRATRLGFHKHDAHLQDVSQVALDRKAEALRGWLTRLEQVNCSALSGDDAVDGVVLENAIRAELLELEEERVWRRNPGAYVGLVSGGLSSLSSRDFAPLSERMMDMRSRMNDIPRVLEAAKANLQDVPRLWAEQAIRDARGTQVYLRVDLPRALEAQGADKLPPTERQEFDAARAKALEQMEAFTAWLEQDLLPRATGDFRLGRERFEKKLALEEHITLNADQLRDINERAIREYQAWVARETAKVDPTKSPAEVMAALVKDHPQAEELIPLARQQLVELQRFVREKDILTLPSDSLPSVRETPPYERLGFASMDTPGPFESKAKEAYYNITNVEAEWSTEEKAQHLTYFNRAGLLGITVHEAMPGHFVQLLYGSKIPTDVRKVFTPASVVEGWAHYAEQMMVDEGLGQGDPAVRLGQLRRALQRHARWYAALALHVYGEPVETVAKRYAEIAYFEPFPALREVERGTSNPTYLYYALGRMQILKLREDYKKHLEASGKKFVLKDFHDRFLQLGLPVSLARKVLIPGDEAPSLE encoded by the coding sequence ATGCGTACTCGTGTCGCCGTCGTCCTGCTGGCCAGTCTCTGCGCGTGCGCCTCGCGCCCGAAGGAAGGAAGGGATGCGTCCTCCCTCCCCACGCCCTCGCACGCGGCCACCACTGCCTATTCCCACTTCATCCGCGAGTACCTCGACTGGTTCTCCGCCGCCAACCCCGTGCGCGCCACGCGCCTGGGCTTCCACAAACACGACGCCCACCTCCAGGACGTCTCGCAGGTCGCGCTCGACCGGAAGGCGGAGGCGCTGCGCGGCTGGCTCACCCGGCTGGAGCAGGTGAACTGCTCGGCCCTCTCCGGTGACGACGCCGTCGACGGCGTGGTGCTGGAGAACGCCATCCGCGCGGAGCTGCTGGAGCTGGAGGAGGAGCGCGTCTGGCGCCGCAACCCGGGCGCCTACGTGGGGCTCGTCTCTGGCGGACTGTCCAGCCTGTCCTCGCGCGACTTCGCGCCCCTGTCCGAGCGGATGATGGACATGCGCTCGCGCATGAACGACATCCCCCGCGTGCTCGAGGCCGCCAAGGCGAACCTCCAGGACGTGCCCCGCCTGTGGGCCGAGCAGGCCATCCGCGACGCGCGCGGCACCCAGGTCTACCTGCGCGTGGACCTGCCTCGCGCGCTCGAGGCCCAGGGCGCGGACAAGCTGCCCCCCACCGAGCGCCAGGAGTTCGACGCCGCGCGCGCCAAGGCACTCGAGCAGATGGAGGCCTTCACCGCGTGGCTGGAGCAGGATTTGCTCCCCCGCGCCACCGGCGACTTCCGCCTGGGTCGCGAGCGGTTCGAGAAGAAGCTGGCCTTGGAGGAGCACATCACCCTGAACGCGGACCAGCTGCGCGACATCAACGAGCGGGCCATCCGCGAGTACCAGGCCTGGGTGGCGCGCGAGACGGCCAAGGTGGACCCGACCAAGTCCCCCGCGGAGGTGATGGCCGCCCTGGTGAAGGACCACCCGCAGGCCGAGGAGCTCATCCCCCTGGCGCGCCAGCAGCTGGTGGAGCTGCAGCGCTTCGTGCGCGAGAAGGACATCCTCACGCTGCCCTCGGACTCGCTGCCGTCCGTGCGCGAGACGCCCCCGTACGAGCGGCTGGGCTTCGCGTCCATGGACACGCCGGGCCCCTTCGAGAGCAAGGCGAAGGAGGCCTACTACAACATCACCAACGTGGAGGCGGAGTGGTCCACCGAGGAGAAGGCGCAGCACCTGACGTACTTCAACCGCGCGGGCCTCTTGGGCATCACCGTGCACGAGGCCATGCCCGGCCACTTCGTGCAGCTGCTCTACGGGTCGAAGATTCCCACCGACGTGCGCAAGGTCTTCACCCCCGCCTCCGTGGTGGAGGGCTGGGCCCACTACGCCGAGCAGATGATGGTGGACGAGGGCCTGGGGCAGGGTGACCCGGCCGTGCGCCTGGGCCAGCTGCGCCGCGCGCTCCAGCGTCACGCCCGCTGGTACGCGGCGCTCGCGCTGCACGTGTACGGCGAGCCCGTGGAGACCGTGGCCAAGCGCTACGCGGAGATTGCCTACTTCGAGCCCTTCCCCGCGCTGCGCGAGGTGGAGCGCGGCACCTCCAACCCCACGTACCTGTACTACGCGCTGGGCCGCATGCAGATTTTGAAGCTGCGCGAGGACTACAAGAAGCACCTGGAGGCGAGCGGCAAGAAGTTCGTGCTGAAGGACTTCCACGACCGCTTCCTGCAGCTGGGCCTGCCCGTGTCGCTCGCGCGCAAGGTGCTCATCCCCGGCGACGAGGCTCCGTCGCTGGAGTAG
- a CDS encoding SulP family inorganic anion transporter, with protein sequence MSEHAQRQTSRFLPFLSWLPAWRPSSLKRDLVAALTITALQIPEAMAYAELAGVPPQAAFYAGPVALVLYALLGTSRQLVVAISATVAVLSASTVASLAQTGTARFIALTAALAMLAGVISILAGVLKLGRIAQFFSESLLTGFVFGLALVIAIKQVPKLLGLEAGGGNFFERLWHLVTHLPQTHPLTLVVGVASLGLLLALGRWVPKLPASLVVLVLGTACIGLLGLQGHGVKVVGNIPSGLSGPAIPDVGLKDLLGLLPGACGIALVTFAEAIGPARVLASKHRYEVDANQELIGLGAANLGAGLFRGLSVGCSLSKSAANDAAGARTQMPSLLAAALLALVALFFTPLFRTLPEATLAAIVVLATAGMMNVKEMRRLFTLRRTDFLLAMGALLSVLVLDVLPGLLVSVGLSVAFLVWRASQPRLSELGRVPGTLDFADVRRNPAPVRVPGLLILRPNEGIFFANATALRDAVIAHVDQSSAPVHTVLLDLEVTADLDVPGADMLGELKESLDQRDITLMLSRVLTPTRALLDRTGVTDRLGAKDLQPQTLNGVIEYLTRRADHSKEEWALIRDGLHRLGELVDEARDSSEDEAERRRLEELRRTLARLDTTHEPLE encoded by the coding sequence GTGAGCGAGCATGCGCAGCGACAGACGTCCCGCTTCCTGCCCTTCCTCTCCTGGCTCCCCGCGTGGCGTCCCAGCTCGCTCAAGCGCGACCTGGTGGCGGCCCTCACCATCACCGCGCTGCAGATACCGGAGGCCATGGCCTACGCGGAGCTGGCGGGCGTCCCACCGCAAGCCGCCTTCTACGCGGGCCCGGTGGCGCTGGTGCTCTATGCGCTGCTGGGCACGTCACGTCAGCTCGTCGTCGCCATCTCCGCCACGGTGGCGGTGCTCTCCGCGTCCACGGTGGCGAGCCTCGCGCAGACCGGCACCGCGCGCTTCATCGCGCTGACGGCGGCGCTCGCGATGCTCGCCGGAGTCATCTCCATCCTGGCCGGAGTGCTCAAGCTCGGCCGCATCGCCCAGTTCTTCTCCGAGTCACTCCTCACGGGCTTCGTCTTCGGGCTCGCGCTCGTCATCGCCATCAAGCAGGTGCCCAAGCTGCTCGGCCTCGAGGCCGGAGGCGGCAACTTCTTCGAGCGGCTCTGGCACCTCGTCACCCACCTGCCGCAGACGCACCCGCTCACGCTCGTCGTGGGCGTCGCGAGCCTCGGCCTCCTGCTGGCGCTGGGCCGCTGGGTGCCGAAGCTGCCCGCGTCCCTCGTGGTGCTCGTGCTGGGCACCGCGTGCATCGGCCTGCTGGGGCTCCAGGGTCACGGCGTGAAGGTGGTGGGCAACATCCCCTCGGGCCTCTCCGGCCCGGCGATTCCCGACGTCGGCTTGAAGGACCTCCTGGGCCTGTTGCCGGGCGCATGCGGCATCGCGCTGGTCACCTTCGCGGAGGCCATCGGCCCCGCGCGCGTGCTCGCGTCGAAGCACCGCTACGAGGTGGACGCGAACCAGGAGCTCATCGGCCTGGGCGCAGCGAACCTGGGCGCCGGGCTCTTCCGCGGGCTGTCGGTGGGCTGCAGCCTCTCGAAGTCCGCGGCCAACGACGCGGCCGGGGCCCGGACGCAGATGCCCAGCCTGCTCGCCGCGGCGCTGCTCGCGCTGGTGGCGCTCTTCTTCACGCCCCTGTTCCGCACGCTGCCGGAGGCCACCCTGGCCGCCATCGTGGTCCTGGCCACCGCGGGGATGATGAACGTGAAGGAGATGCGCCGCCTCTTCACGCTGCGCCGCACCGACTTCCTCTTGGCCATGGGCGCGCTGCTGAGCGTCCTCGTGCTCGACGTGCTCCCCGGGTTGCTGGTGTCGGTGGGGCTCTCGGTGGCCTTCCTCGTGTGGCGGGCGAGCCAGCCCCGGCTGAGCGAACTGGGCCGCGTCCCGGGCACCCTCGACTTCGCGGACGTCCGTCGCAACCCCGCGCCTGTCCGCGTCCCCGGCCTGCTGATACTCCGGCCGAACGAGGGCATCTTCTTCGCCAACGCCACCGCGCTGCGCGACGCCGTCATCGCGCACGTGGACCAGTCGAGCGCGCCCGTGCACACCGTGCTGCTGGACCTGGAGGTGACGGCGGACCTGGACGTGCCCGGCGCGGACATGCTCGGCGAGCTGAAGGAGTCGCTCGACCAGCGCGACATCACGCTGATGTTGTCCCGGGTGCTCACGCCCACCCGCGCCCTGCTGGACAGGACCGGGGTGACGGACCGCCTGGGCGCCAAAGACCTCCAGCCCCAGACACTCAATGGCGTCATCGAGTACCTCACCCGCAGGGCCGACCATTCGAAGGAGGAGTGGGCCCTCATCCGCGATGGCCTGCACCGCCTGGGTGAGCTCGTCGACGAGGCACGCGACTCCTCGGAGGACGAGGCGGAGCGCCGACGGCTGGAGGAGCTGCGTCGCACCCTCGCGCGGCTCGATACGACCCACGAGCCGCTGGAGTGA
- a CDS encoding TetR/AcrR family transcriptional regulator, giving the protein MDGASRESASGARKLSTAEERRGTVLRTAIQAFAARGYYGTTTTEVAKAAGISQAYLYRLFPDKESLFVAVIDHCAARMRESMADGVAKARSREPEVVLAAMNESYARLIADQDLLRVLLHANCAASEPPIREAIRDCYAKQVEYVRGASGASDARIREMFAQGMLSNVLVAIGAAEVDAPWTRTLLGDTSRA; this is encoded by the coding sequence ATGGACGGAGCTTCGAGGGAGTCGGCGTCGGGCGCGCGGAAGCTGTCCACGGCGGAGGAGCGCCGGGGGACGGTGTTGCGCACGGCGATTCAAGCGTTCGCGGCGCGTGGCTACTACGGGACGACGACGACGGAGGTGGCCAAGGCGGCGGGCATCTCCCAGGCGTACCTGTACCGGTTGTTCCCGGACAAGGAGTCGCTGTTCGTGGCGGTCATCGACCACTGCGCGGCGCGGATGCGCGAGAGCATGGCGGACGGGGTGGCGAAGGCGCGGAGCCGAGAGCCGGAGGTGGTGCTCGCGGCGATGAACGAGTCCTACGCGCGGCTCATCGCGGACCAGGACCTGCTGCGGGTGTTGCTGCACGCGAACTGCGCGGCGTCCGAGCCGCCCATCCGCGAGGCCATCCGGGACTGCTACGCGAAGCAGGTGGAGTACGTGCGAGGGGCCTCGGGTGCGTCGGACGCGCGCATCCGCGAGATGTTCGCGCAGGGGATGTTGTCCAACGTGCTGGTCGCCATCGGCGCGGCGGAGGTGGACGCGCCGTGGACGCGCACGCTGCTGGGGGACACGTCGCGCGCGTGA
- a CDS encoding nuclear transport factor 2 family protein has product MNATNTTSSTQALRERAQDTFSKHLEYLSSGRIPQWVELFTEDGVLEFPYGPEGFPQKVEGKEALYGYMKNFPEHFDVRFKDLRFHETVDPTLVVAEFASEGTARSTGRPYHQKYISVVETRDGRITRYVDFWNPLVAMKSMAVEESRGMGASFLGAEAS; this is encoded by the coding sequence ATGAACGCCACGAACACGACCTCCTCCACCCAGGCCCTCCGCGAGCGGGCGCAGGACACCTTCTCCAAGCACCTCGAGTACCTGTCGAGCGGCCGCATCCCCCAGTGGGTGGAGCTCTTCACGGAGGACGGGGTGCTGGAGTTCCCCTACGGCCCGGAGGGCTTCCCCCAGAAGGTGGAGGGCAAGGAGGCGCTGTACGGGTACATGAAGAACTTCCCCGAGCACTTCGACGTGCGCTTCAAGGACCTGCGCTTCCACGAGACGGTGGACCCGACGCTGGTGGTGGCGGAGTTCGCCAGCGAGGGCACGGCGCGGTCGACGGGGCGCCCGTACCACCAGAAGTACATCTCCGTGGTGGAGACGCGTGACGGCCGCATCACCCGCTACGTGGACTTCTGGAATCCGCTGGTCGCCATGAAGTCCATGGCGGTGGAGGAGTCGCGTGGCATGGGCGCCTCCTTCCTCGGCGCCGAGGCCTCCTGA
- a CDS encoding TolB family protein — translation MNTRAWVLGALGLWGSACATVSPVRPLAPDGDYGTRAPFIFQAAAPDGRWILACQAREDTDQDGKVEVRFDPHGGLMGDLARPYLFLEPGEGLAVDDVLTWDSEGRRLVLLSGGAIRLLDTTTNEETRLGDWSDEDAETKAPRPPMRASFSRDGQRLLYLRREGARTVTVLREVSSGEERQVDTGPGLLGQAFLHPDGHWMVFDVVAKDTDQDGALKWPQEQTTLAPARCRGLVLSSSYMGFHGDQPVRRFQRIEGGPNIEGEDILRPVGEGLLRRAPDGALLFEDEDGDRETWVPASCKAHLLAVDAPREQLIVGCDAREGLADLELHGASRHLRLGRKVFIEAGRLATDDPRPRLLAVYATSSAGVSMQDADLDVLDLERRTLTTHSPESRWITGLGAQALLLEEETSTSRLWLWNAETGQKQEVGEVRDGSYDRVGDHLFYRGWLMDLGAGQVLGPLEDEPETIDTRGRALHFLQPRPDGTPGRRAASWGPVRWRPAVTTK, via the coding sequence ATGAACACTCGTGCCTGGGTCCTGGGAGCGTTGGGGTTGTGGGGGAGCGCATGCGCCACGGTCTCTCCAGTGAGGCCGCTCGCTCCCGATGGCGACTATGGGACACGGGCGCCCTTCATCTTCCAGGCCGCCGCGCCGGATGGACGGTGGATTCTCGCGTGTCAGGCCCGCGAGGACACGGACCAGGATGGCAAGGTGGAGGTTCGCTTCGACCCGCATGGTGGGCTCATGGGAGACCTGGCCCGTCCGTATCTGTTCCTCGAGCCGGGCGAGGGCCTCGCCGTCGACGATGTCCTCACCTGGGACTCGGAGGGGCGACGACTGGTCCTGCTGAGCGGCGGCGCGATTCGCCTCCTCGACACCACGACGAACGAAGAGACGCGGCTCGGCGACTGGAGTGACGAGGACGCGGAGACGAAGGCACCACGGCCCCCCATGCGCGCCAGCTTCTCGCGGGATGGGCAGCGCCTGCTCTACCTCCGGCGAGAGGGAGCGCGGACGGTGACGGTGCTTCGGGAGGTGAGCAGCGGCGAGGAGCGGCAGGTGGACACGGGACCCGGCTTGCTCGGACAGGCCTTCCTGCACCCCGATGGCCACTGGATGGTCTTCGACGTGGTGGCGAAGGACACCGACCAGGATGGAGCCCTGAAGTGGCCCCAGGAACAGACCACGCTGGCACCCGCGCGGTGCCGGGGGCTGGTCCTGTCGAGTTCGTACATGGGCTTCCACGGAGACCAACCTGTGCGGCGCTTCCAGCGCATCGAAGGAGGGCCGAACATCGAGGGCGAGGACATCCTCAGGCCGGTCGGCGAGGGACTGCTCCGACGGGCTCCGGATGGTGCGCTCCTCTTCGAGGACGAGGATGGCGACCGGGAGACGTGGGTGCCCGCGAGCTGCAAGGCACACCTGCTCGCGGTGGATGCGCCGCGCGAACAACTCATCGTCGGCTGTGATGCGCGGGAGGGACTCGCGGACCTGGAGCTGCATGGCGCCTCACGACACCTGCGCCTGGGTCGGAAGGTCTTCATCGAGGCCGGCCGCCTCGCGACGGATGACCCGCGGCCCCGGCTGTTGGCGGTCTACGCGACCTCCTCGGCAGGGGTGTCCATGCAGGACGCCGACCTCGACGTCCTGGACCTGGAACGACGCACCCTCACGACACATTCGCCCGAGAGCCGCTGGATTACAGGACTCGGCGCACAGGCCCTCCTCCTGGAGGAGGAGACCTCCACGTCACGCCTGTGGCTCTGGAACGCGGAGACAGGCCAGAAGCAGGAGGTGGGCGAGGTGAGGGACGGTTCCTACGACAGGGTTGGCGACCATCTCTTCTACAGAGGCTGGTTGATGGACCTGGGGGCCGGGCAGGTGCTGGGCCCCCTCGAGGATGAGCCCGAGACCATCGACACCCGGGGGCGCGCGCTGCACTTCCTCCAGCCGAGACCCGACGGAACACCCGGCAGGCGGGCCGCCTCCTGGGGCCCCGTGCGATGGCGCCCCGCCGTGACGACGAAGTGA
- a CDS encoding DUF2254 domain-containing protein, with protein sequence MGAALGAGLGVLLVEPSPALPHLLTGAAWQATAAEARGMLSAVLGIALTSLSIVLSLSMLVVQNAAGQYSPRLLRLYLHGTGVRVVIPVFVATSVFCLVAAHEFGFVSGQERMPRPALALAMLLLIVCEGALVFQVLQTFQLMRVENLVRRVRQETLTVARELERFREGDLEAPPPARVRAAVAMPLRSPGDGFIAAVDAKALLEVATTKRWVIHLERAIGEPVIRGEQVGQVEVEPARGAPSRRELVEAVGRAIRLDHWRDEDRDIALGVRQLVDVALKALSPGVNDPYTAVEALDQLTFLLCELSPMRLGPRVLADDAGTPRVFLHGPTLRDYLASVADPLLRYGASEPAVALRLMRLAAAVGQRARDAEDRSAARELLGSIPTVAQRAAGQGVGVSPLLQRHAEALERALDGGPMPPLPAIGF encoded by the coding sequence GTGGGAGCCGCTCTCGGCGCTGGTCTGGGCGTGCTCCTGGTGGAGCCCTCCCCGGCCCTGCCCCACCTGCTGACGGGCGCGGCCTGGCAGGCCACGGCCGCCGAGGCGCGCGGCATGCTCTCGGCGGTGCTGGGCATCGCGCTGACCTCGCTGAGCATCGTGCTGTCCTTGTCGATGCTCGTGGTGCAGAACGCCGCGGGGCAGTATTCGCCGCGTCTGTTGCGTCTGTATCTGCATGGCACGGGCGTCCGCGTGGTCATCCCGGTGTTCGTGGCCACGAGCGTCTTCTGTCTCGTGGCGGCGCACGAGTTCGGGTTCGTCTCGGGGCAGGAGCGCATGCCGCGACCGGCGCTCGCCCTGGCCATGCTGCTGCTCATCGTCTGCGAGGGGGCGCTCGTCTTCCAGGTGCTCCAGACCTTCCAGCTCATGCGCGTGGAGAACCTGGTCCGGCGGGTGCGTCAGGAGACGCTGACGGTCGCGCGTGAGCTCGAGCGGTTCCGCGAGGGAGACCTGGAGGCGCCACCTCCCGCGCGTGTTCGCGCGGCGGTGGCGATGCCGCTGCGCAGCCCTGGCGACGGCTTCATCGCCGCCGTCGATGCGAAGGCCTTGTTGGAGGTGGCGACGACGAAGCGCTGGGTCATCCATCTGGAGCGCGCCATCGGCGAGCCGGTGATTCGAGGTGAGCAGGTGGGCCAGGTCGAGGTGGAGCCTGCCCGAGGGGCTCCCTCGCGGCGGGAGCTGGTGGAGGCGGTGGGCCGCGCCATCCGCCTGGACCACTGGCGGGACGAGGACCGGGACATCGCCCTGGGCGTGCGGCAGCTGGTGGACGTGGCCCTCAAGGCCTTGTCCCCTGGCGTCAATGACCCGTACACCGCCGTCGAGGCGCTGGACCAGCTCACGTTCCTCTTGTGCGAGCTGAGCCCGATGCGCCTGGGGCCCCGGGTGCTGGCGGACGACGCCGGGACGCCGCGCGTGTTCCTGCACGGCCCCACGTTGCGTGACTACCTGGCGTCGGTCGCGGATCCGCTCCTGCGTTATGGCGCCTCGGAGCCCGCCGTGGCGCTGCGGCTCATGCGCCTGGCCGCGGCCGTGGGGCAGCGCGCGCGGGACGCGGAGGACCGGTCCGCGGCGCGTGAGCTGCTGGGCTCCATCCCGACCGTCGCCCAGCGGGCGGCGGGACAGGGCGTGGGGGTGAGTCCGCTCCTTCAGCGTCACGCCGAGGCGCTGGAGCGTGCGCTCGACGGAGGGCCCATGCCACCGCTTCCGGCCATCGGTTTCTGA